Proteins encoded within one genomic window of Triticum aestivum cultivar Chinese Spring chromosome 2D, IWGSC CS RefSeq v2.1, whole genome shotgun sequence:
- the LOC123049305 gene encoding 50S ribosomal protein L27, whose product MALSSVFRRVNIKELISNVPVYTSSTETSGGMSLVFRRWATKKTAGSTKNGRDSNPKYLGVKKFGGEKVEPGNIIVRQRGTRFHPGNYVGMGKDHTLFSLKEGHVRFERNKLTGRKWIHVEPVAGHTLHPVYADGSAIAADMELL is encoded by the exons ATGGCCCTCTCATCAGTTTTCAGGAGAGTAAACATCAAAGAATTGATCTCAAATGTTCCGGTCTACACTAGCTCAACAG AGACATCTGGAGGAATGAGCTTGGTCTTTAGGCGTTGGGCCACAAAAAAGACTGCTGGGTCAACGAAAAATGGCCGTGACTCTAACCCCAAGTATCTGGGTGTTAAGAAATTTGGTGGAGAG AAAGTGGAACCAGGAAACATCATCGTACGACAGAGAGGAACCCGCTTCCATCCTGGGAACTATGTTGGCATGGGGAAGGATCACACTCTCTTCTCTCTGAAGGAAGGCCATGTGCGGTTCGAACGGAATAAGCTGACTGGCCGGAAATGGATTCATGTCGAACCTGTAGCTGGGCACACTCTCCACCCTGTTTACGCCGATGGTTCAGCCATTGCAGCTGACATGGAGCTGCTGTAG
- the LOC123053055 gene encoding serine carboxypeptidase 1 isoform X1, which translates to MASTPSLTLLLALVLPLIPLAVAAPEKHLVTHLPGFDGALPSKHYAGYITVDESNGRRLFYYLVLSERDPAADPVVLWLNGGPGCSSFDGFVYENGPFNFERGSTPGGLPKLHLNPYSWSKVSSMIYLDSPAGVGMSYSLNKSDYTTGDLKTAADAHTFLLKWFELYPEFQSNPFYISGESYAGIYIPTLADEVVKGTQKALKPKINLKGYLIGNGVTDLDYDLNSFVPFAHGMGLISTDLFEDVSAACHGTFWGKVNDVCQEKIDRVRWELKDLNTYNILAPCYHHPEVQETAFVNSSLPSSFRKLGETERPFPVRKRMAGLSWPLGLPVSSGHVTLWPELGGRSLPCTSDELATIWLDDEDVRAVIHAKPKSLIGSWELNTARIDYTHDTGSMVEYHKKFTATGYRVLIYSGDHDLCIPFTGTEAWVRSLGYRVVDSWRPWHFGGQVAGYTQGYDHNLTFLTIKGSGHTVPEYKPKESLAFYTHWLFGEKI; encoded by the exons ATGGCGTCCACGCcctccctcaccctcctcctcgctcTTGTgctgcccctcatccctctcgccGTCGCAGCTCCGGAGAAGCACCTCGTGACCCACCTCCCGGGCTTCGACGGCGCCCTCCCGTCCAAACACTACGCCGGGTACATAACCGTGGACGAGAGCAATGGCAGGAGGCTGTTCTACTACCTGGTACTGTCGGAGCGTGATCCGGCCGCCGACCCGGTCGTGCTCTGGCTCAACGGCGGCCCCGGCTGCTCCAGCTTCGACGGATTCGTCTACGAGAACG GTCCCTTCAACTTTGAGCGTGGAAGCACTCCCGGAGGGCTGCCCAAGCTGCACCTCAATCCCTATAGTTGGTCAAAG GTTTCAAGCATGATATACCTGGACTCCCCTGCCGGTGTTGGGATGTCATACTCATTGAACAAATCGGATTACACAACAGGTGACCTGAAAACCGCAGCCGATGCGCATACCTTCCTTTTGAAG TGGTTCGAGTTATACCCAGAGTTTCAGTCGAACCCATTCTACATTTCCGGAGAGTCATATGCAGGGATATACATTCCTACACTAGCTGATGAAGTTGTCAAAG GGACACAGAAGGCTCTGAAGCCAAAAATCAATTTGAAG GGCTATCTAATTGGTAATGGAGTAACCGACTTAGACTACGATTTAAACTCTTTTGTGCCGTTTGCACATGGGATGGGTCTCATATCAACCGACCTGTTTGAG GATGTCAGTGCTGCTTGCCATGGAACATTCTGGGGAAAAGTTAATGATGTATGCCAAGAAAAGATAGATAGAGTCCGTTGG GAACTGAAAGATCTGAATACGTACAACATTCTTGCACCATGCTACCACCACCCTGAAGTCCAAGAGACAGCGTTCGTGAACAGCAGCTTGCCATCAAGCTTCAGAAAGCTAGGTGAAACAGAGAGGCCTTTCCCAGTGAGGAAGAGGATGGCGGGCCTTTCATGGCCTCTCGGTCTTCCTGTGAGCAGTGGACATGTCACGCTGTGGCCTGAGCTTGGCGGTAGATCACTTCCATGCACG AGTGATGAACTTGCTACTATATGGCTGGATGATGAAGATGTAAGAGCTGTCATTCACGCCAAACCG AAAAGCTTAATTGGATCATGGGAATTGAATACTGCAAGAATAGACTACACTCATGATACAGGCAGCATGGTGGAGTATCACAAAAAATTCACAGCTACGGGATATCGCGTACTTATTTACAG TGGAGATCATGATCTATGTATCCCTTTCACTGGAACGGAGGCATGGGTCAGATCATTAGGCTACCGAGTTGTCGATTCATGGCGACCATGGCACTTTGGGGGGCAAGTTGCTGG ATATACACAAGGCTATGATCACAATCTCACCTTCCTCACCATAAAG GGATCTGGACACACTGTTCCTGAGTACAAGCCCAAAGAATCGCTGGCATTCTACACCCACTGGCTGTTTGGAGAAAAGATCTAA
- the LOC123053055 gene encoding serine carboxypeptidase 1 isoform X2, translating to MASTPSLTLLLALVLPLIPLAVAAPEKHLVTHLPGFDGALPSKHYAGYITVDESNGRRLFYYLVLSERDPAADPVVLWLNGGPGCSSFDGFVYENGPFNFERGSTPGGLPKLHLNPYSWSKVSSMIYLDSPAGVGMSYSLNKSDYTTGDLKTAADAHTFLLKWFELYPEFQSNPFYISGESYAGIYIPTLADEVVKGTQKALKPKINLKGYLIGNGVTDLDYDLNSFVPFAHGMGLISTDLFEDVSAACHGTFWGKVNDVCQEKIDRVRWELKDLNTYNILAPCYHHPEVQETAFVNSSLPSSFRKLGETERPFPVRKRMAGLSWPLGLPVSSGHVTLWPELGGRSLPCTSDELATIWLDDEDVRAVIHAKPKSLIGSWELNTARIDYTHDTGSMVEYHKKFTATGYRVLIYSAHLCDKFEMCSLPFFATLVMYPCSPLHFYDM from the exons ATGGCGTCCACGCcctccctcaccctcctcctcgctcTTGTgctgcccctcatccctctcgccGTCGCAGCTCCGGAGAAGCACCTCGTGACCCACCTCCCGGGCTTCGACGGCGCCCTCCCGTCCAAACACTACGCCGGGTACATAACCGTGGACGAGAGCAATGGCAGGAGGCTGTTCTACTACCTGGTACTGTCGGAGCGTGATCCGGCCGCCGACCCGGTCGTGCTCTGGCTCAACGGCGGCCCCGGCTGCTCCAGCTTCGACGGATTCGTCTACGAGAACG GTCCCTTCAACTTTGAGCGTGGAAGCACTCCCGGAGGGCTGCCCAAGCTGCACCTCAATCCCTATAGTTGGTCAAAG GTTTCAAGCATGATATACCTGGACTCCCCTGCCGGTGTTGGGATGTCATACTCATTGAACAAATCGGATTACACAACAGGTGACCTGAAAACCGCAGCCGATGCGCATACCTTCCTTTTGAAG TGGTTCGAGTTATACCCAGAGTTTCAGTCGAACCCATTCTACATTTCCGGAGAGTCATATGCAGGGATATACATTCCTACACTAGCTGATGAAGTTGTCAAAG GGACACAGAAGGCTCTGAAGCCAAAAATCAATTTGAAG GGCTATCTAATTGGTAATGGAGTAACCGACTTAGACTACGATTTAAACTCTTTTGTGCCGTTTGCACATGGGATGGGTCTCATATCAACCGACCTGTTTGAG GATGTCAGTGCTGCTTGCCATGGAACATTCTGGGGAAAAGTTAATGATGTATGCCAAGAAAAGATAGATAGAGTCCGTTGG GAACTGAAAGATCTGAATACGTACAACATTCTTGCACCATGCTACCACCACCCTGAAGTCCAAGAGACAGCGTTCGTGAACAGCAGCTTGCCATCAAGCTTCAGAAAGCTAGGTGAAACAGAGAGGCCTTTCCCAGTGAGGAAGAGGATGGCGGGCCTTTCATGGCCTCTCGGTCTTCCTGTGAGCAGTGGACATGTCACGCTGTGGCCTGAGCTTGGCGGTAGATCACTTCCATGCACG AGTGATGAACTTGCTACTATATGGCTGGATGATGAAGATGTAAGAGCTGTCATTCACGCCAAACCG AAAAGCTTAATTGGATCATGGGAATTGAATACTGCAAGAATAGACTACACTCATGATACAGGCAGCATGGTGGAGTATCACAAAAAATTCACAGCTACGGGATATCGCGTACTTATTTACAG TGCacacttgtgtgataaatttgAAATGTGCAGCCTCCCCTTTTTTGCAACACTGGTTATGTACCCATGCTCACCTTTGCATTTTTACGATATGTAA